The region CAGTGATAGTCTGTAATAAAGTATTCTGACGCTGGTTAATGGCATCAATATACCATTTTGCCGCATCCAGCTTTTGTTTGATAAACAAAGCTGCCTGCTTATGTTCTGCAGAATTCTTATCATGAGAATACGTTGATAAAATATCTTTATATTCCTCAGAAACCCTTAAAGTAGGCGCATTTTTGCTGTTCAGCATCGGAATTACCTGTCCGTCTTTTACCTGAATAACAAAATCGGGAATGATTTCCTGATTAATGGTTATAGTCTGAGTATCAAAATTGCCTCCTACTTTTGGTGATAATTTTGAAATTTCATCCAAAGCATCTTTCAGATCTTCTTCTTCAATATCATACTTCTGAATGATCTTATTATAATGCTTATTGGTAAGTGCATCAAACTGATGTCTCAAAATACTAGCCGCCAGAGAAACTGCTTTATCAGAGCTTACTTTCTTTTCAATCTGTAAAAGAAGGCATTCTTGTAAATTTCTTGCACCCACACCGGATGGATCAAGCTTCTGAATATAGTTTTCAAGAATATCTTCTACTTTTTCTTTGGTCGTGTAAATCCCTTGGGAAAAAGCCAAATCATCTACAATCGATTTGATTTCTCTTCTCAAATATCCATCTGTATCCAGATTTCCTATGACGTATTCAGCAATTTTCACGTCTTCATCTGTAATATTTACCAGGTGAATTTGCTCCATTAAGTAATCATATAAAGACTGACCTTCCGTCAGGAGACTTTCATTGTCAAACTCTTCATCATCAGGAGAATAGTTACTGGATGCCGTTTTATAGCTAGGTTCATCATCATAAAGGTATTCATTCACATCGAAATCCGTTTCAATACTTTCTGTACCCTCACTCTCGTAAGAATCTTCAAGAGAAGAATAATCATCTTCCTTAGAGTCTTCTTTTGCTATTTCCAACGCAGGATTTTCCTCTAACTCTCTTTCCAATTCCTCCTCAAACTCCAGAGTATGAAGCTGAATAAGCTTCATCAACTGGATTTGCTGAGGCGCCAGCTTCTGTCCTAATTTGAGTTGTAAGTGTTGTTTAAGCATATCTGTCTTTGTGTTTTAACATACATATTCTACGAATTTAATAAATTTATTTGTAGAATAATAATTTTTAGCACGATTTTTGTATTATAGATCTTTATAATAAACTATTTTAAATAAACGAAAAAGCCTTAAAAATTACTTTAAGGCTTTTTGTTTTTTAGAATTCTGCGTTTTTCGGTGTTCTTGGGAAAGGAATTACATCCCTAATATTGGTCATTCCCGTTACGAAAAGAACTAACCTTTCTAGCCCTAATCCAAATCCTGCGTGTGGGACAGAACCGAATTTTCTGGTATCTAAATACCACCAAAGCTCATGTTCATC is a window of Candidatus Chryseobacterium colombiense DNA encoding:
- the rpoN gene encoding RNA polymerase factor sigma-54, giving the protein MLKQHLQLKLGQKLAPQQIQLMKLIQLHTLEFEEELERELEENPALEIAKEDSKEDDYSSLEDSYESEGTESIETDFDVNEYLYDDEPSYKTASSNYSPDDEEFDNESLLTEGQSLYDYLMEQIHLVNITDEDVKIAEYVIGNLDTDGYLRREIKSIVDDLAFSQGIYTTKEKVEDILENYIQKLDPSGVGARNLQECLLLQIEKKVSSDKAVSLAASILRHQFDALTNKHYNKIIQKYDIEEEDLKDALDEISKLSPKVGGNFDTQTITINQEIIPDFVIQVKDGQVIPMLNSKNAPTLRVSEEYKDILSTYSHDKNSAEHKQAALFIKQKLDAAKWYIDAINQRQNTLLQTITAIVKFQKDYFITGDEKSLKPMILKDIADITGFDISTISRVVKSKYADTPNGIVYLKDLFSDSLTNDDGEEVSTKEIKTHLQEVIDKENKRKPLTDDALVVILKEQGYNIARRTIAKYREQLNIPVARLRKEL